In a single window of the Tellurirhabdus bombi genome:
- a CDS encoding Gfo/Idh/MocA family protein yields MQRLPFSRRDFVRHVSFASLALPGLVTLAGVQACGNSEQKTSEEKEATEATGNRKLGIALVGLGKYSEEQLAPALEETQFCRLAGIVTGTPEKAEKWKKKYNIPDKNVYDYKTFDQIVDNPDIDIVYVVLPNALHAEYTIRAAQAGKHVICEKPMATSAEDCQKMIDACKKAGKKLSIGYRLHFEPHNLEMMRLGQQEVMGKVNKIIAHNGQVQSNETPWRLGKSLSGGGPLPDVGIYALQGAIYTKGAIPISVTAKFHPITDKEKFKEVEEGVDFQLQFADGSLADCKTSYNDKYNQLRAEAAKGWFQLEPAYAYDGLKGETSQGKMDIKNVNQQARQMDAFADCVLNNKETTVSGEMGMRDVQLIEAIYKAAKTGQKVSTKDVIQVLDPVGKQA; encoded by the coding sequence ATGCAACGATTGCCTTTTTCACGCCGGGATTTTGTGCGCCATGTGAGCTTTGCCTCGCTGGCGTTGCCAGGCCTTGTTACCCTAGCTGGTGTGCAGGCGTGCGGAAATAGTGAGCAGAAAACCTCTGAGGAGAAGGAAGCGACCGAAGCAACGGGTAACCGGAAGCTGGGAATTGCGCTCGTCGGTCTGGGAAAATACAGCGAAGAACAGCTGGCTCCTGCTCTGGAAGAAACGCAGTTCTGCCGCCTGGCAGGCATTGTGACCGGAACGCCCGAAAAAGCCGAAAAGTGGAAGAAAAAATACAACATTCCCGATAAGAACGTCTACGATTACAAGACGTTCGACCAGATAGTTGACAATCCCGACATCGATATTGTTTACGTCGTTTTACCCAACGCGCTACACGCCGAATACACCATCCGGGCCGCCCAGGCGGGCAAGCACGTCATCTGCGAAAAACCCATGGCCACCTCGGCGGAGGACTGCCAGAAGATGATTGACGCCTGCAAGAAAGCAGGCAAGAAGCTTTCCATTGGCTACCGGCTTCATTTTGAGCCCCATAACCTGGAAATGATGCGCCTGGGTCAGCAGGAAGTAATGGGAAAAGTGAACAAAATCATTGCCCACAACGGTCAGGTACAGAGTAATGAAACACCCTGGCGGCTGGGCAAAAGCTTGTCGGGTGGCGGCCCACTGCCGGATGTAGGAATCTACGCCCTCCAGGGAGCGATCTACACCAAAGGAGCCATCCCCATCTCGGTAACGGCCAAGTTCCACCCTATTACAGACAAAGAGAAATTCAAGGAAGTTGAAGAAGGTGTTGATTTTCAACTCCAATTCGCGGACGGTTCACTGGCCGATTGCAAAACCAGCTACAACGATAAATACAATCAACTTCGGGCCGAAGCAGCCAAGGGATGGTTTCAGCTAGAACCGGCTTACGCGTATGATGGCCTGAAAGGCGAGACCAGCCAGGGCAAAATGGACATTAAAAATGTCAACCAGCAAGCCCGACAGATGGATGCCTTTGCCGACTGCGTTCTGAATAATAAAGAAACCACCGTTTCGGGAGAGATGGGCATGCGGGATGTACAGCTGATCGAAGCCATTTATAAGGCGGCAAAAACGGGTCAGAAAGTATCCACAAAAGATGTAATTCAGGTTCTGGATCCGGTTGGGAAACAGGCCTGA
- a CDS encoding Gfo/Idh/MocA family oxidoreductase translates to MSTSMKPLRVLVVGCGNMGASHAFAYQLLDEFEICGLVSTGKSKDVLNERLGGGYALFSDFETALTTTQPDAVCISTYPDTHEAYAIRSLEQGCHVFIEKPLADTVEGAERVVAAAEKAGKKVVVGYILRHHPSWEKFVEVAQELGKPLVMRMNLNQQSHGTMWTVHRNLMKSLSPIVDCGVHYIDVMCQMTRSKPLQVNAIGARLTDEIPANNYNYGQLQIRFEDGSVGWYEAGWGPMMSETAFFVKDVIGPKGCVSIVAKEAGAAGKSDNVDSHTKTESLRIHYADLNGEDQFTQADTWVDMQDEPDHQELCNREQRYFLKAIQEDMDLTDHLQDAVNSLRIAFACDESVRSGLPVYL, encoded by the coding sequence ATGTCAACTTCAATGAAACCCTTACGTGTACTGGTCGTTGGTTGTGGTAACATGGGGGCTTCGCACGCCTTCGCCTACCAACTGCTGGATGAATTTGAAATTTGCGGATTGGTATCTACCGGAAAAAGCAAAGACGTTCTGAACGAGCGACTCGGAGGAGGCTATGCCTTGTTTTCTGATTTTGAAACGGCTTTGACCACGACGCAGCCGGATGCGGTTTGTATTTCGACGTACCCGGATACGCACGAAGCGTATGCCATTCGGTCGCTGGAGCAGGGCTGTCACGTATTTATTGAGAAGCCCCTGGCCGATACGGTCGAAGGGGCCGAACGCGTGGTGGCGGCGGCTGAAAAAGCAGGTAAAAAGGTGGTGGTAGGCTATATTCTGCGGCATCATCCGTCCTGGGAGAAATTCGTAGAAGTGGCTCAGGAACTCGGTAAACCGCTGGTGATGCGCATGAACCTCAATCAGCAAAGCCACGGAACGATGTGGACGGTGCACCGGAACCTAATGAAAAGCCTTAGCCCGATTGTCGATTGCGGCGTGCACTACATCGATGTGATGTGCCAGATGACCCGCTCGAAACCACTGCAAGTCAACGCCATTGGCGCCCGGCTAACTGATGAGATTCCGGCTAATAATTACAACTACGGACAGTTGCAAATCCGGTTCGAAGATGGCTCGGTAGGATGGTACGAAGCGGGTTGGGGGCCTATGATGAGCGAAACGGCTTTTTTTGTGAAAGACGTGATTGGGCCGAAAGGCTGCGTTTCCATCGTTGCCAAGGAAGCAGGAGCCGCCGGAAAATCGGACAACGTTGATTCGCACACCAAAACGGAATCCTTGCGGATACACTACGCGGATTTAAACGGTGAAGATCAATTTACGCAGGCGGATACGTGGGTCGATATGCAGGACGAGCCGGATCACCAGGAGTTATGTAACCGCGAGCAGCGGTATTTCCTGAAAGCCATTCAGGAAGATATGGATTTGACCGACCATTTGCAGGATGCGGTCAATAGCCTGCGCATTGCTTTTGCCTGTGACGAATCCGTGCGAAGCGGATTGCCGGTTTATTTATAA
- the pyrE gene encoding orotate phosphoribosyltransferase, producing the protein MIANQIARMLLEVQAVRLRPEDPFTWSSGWKSPIYCDNRLTLSYPDVRTFIKNALADAIRQHFPDVQAIAGVATAGIAQGALVADVLNLPYLYVRPEPKKHGMGNQIEGRAEAGQKIVVIEDLISTGGSSLKVVDVLRQAGTEVLGMAAIFTYGFPVAAQNFTDKAVQLVCLSDYETLVQEAQQLAYIPAEASASLAAWRQNPAEWGV; encoded by the coding sequence ATGATTGCAAACCAAATTGCCCGGATGTTGCTGGAAGTGCAAGCCGTACGGCTGCGTCCGGAAGACCCTTTTACGTGGAGTTCAGGGTGGAAATCACCCATTTACTGCGACAACCGGCTGACGCTCTCCTACCCGGACGTACGGACTTTCATTAAAAATGCCCTGGCCGACGCAATTCGCCAGCACTTTCCGGATGTACAGGCCATTGCTGGCGTCGCTACCGCTGGAATTGCGCAGGGTGCCCTGGTCGCCGATGTGCTGAATCTGCCGTACCTCTACGTTCGGCCCGAGCCCAAAAAACACGGCATGGGCAACCAGATCGAAGGCCGCGCTGAGGCGGGCCAGAAAATTGTGGTGATCGAAGATTTGATCTCGACGGGTGGCAGCTCCCTCAAGGTGGTCGATGTGCTTCGTCAGGCAGGTACCGAAGTGTTGGGCATGGCCGCCATTTTCACCTACGGGTTTCCGGTGGCGGCGCAAAACTTCACGGACAAAGCTGTTCAGCTGGTTTGTCTGAGCGATTACGAAACGCTTGTTCAGGAGGCGCAGCAACTCGCCTACATTCCCGCCGAAGCCAGTGCGTCGCTGGCAGCCTGGCGGCAAAACCCTGCTGAGTGGGGCGTATAA
- a CDS encoding hemolysin family protein has translation MELFIILFLIILNGVFSMSEIALVSSRKARLETDAKNGDSRAQEALRLAESPNRFLSTVQIGITLIGILTGIFSGDSVTTQIAGLIGQIALVAPYANSIAVVVVLFLLTYFSLVLGELVPKRIGLSNPEAIAKVMAGPMNVLSRITSPFIALLSFSSDLLIRLLGVKQNASAVTEEEIKSLIQEGTTGGVIEEIEQEIVQNVFLLGDRKITSLMTNRQDVVFLDLEEDIEENRQRIIEHKHSIYPLCQGSVDEIVGLIHSKDFLGKDLDEQLTQLESMKREALYIPENNKAYQVLERFRERKQYIGIIVDEYGGVLGIVTLNDILDALVGDISDTNEFGFEIVERGDGSFLIDAQIPFDEFLDHFDITVQNRKDLTGFDTLGGFALHILKDIPKTGETFHWQSYQFEIIDMDKSRIDKILIKKLEEE, from the coding sequence GTGGAACTTTTTATAATTCTCTTTCTTATTATCCTGAACGGTGTTTTCTCCATGTCAGAGATTGCACTGGTTTCTTCCCGGAAAGCCCGTCTTGAAACCGATGCAAAAAACGGGGATAGCCGGGCTCAGGAAGCCCTTCGACTTGCCGAATCTCCCAACCGCTTTTTATCAACCGTTCAGATTGGAATAACCCTGATCGGGATTCTGACGGGTATTTTCAGTGGTGACAGCGTTACTACGCAAATTGCCGGACTCATTGGCCAGATTGCCCTTGTCGCGCCCTACGCCAACAGCATTGCCGTGGTTGTGGTGCTGTTTCTGTTGACCTATTTTTCCCTCGTTCTAGGCGAGCTGGTTCCGAAACGGATTGGTCTATCGAATCCCGAAGCTATTGCCAAGGTCATGGCCGGACCCATGAACGTCCTTTCGCGCATTACCTCTCCTTTTATTGCTTTGCTCAGCTTTTCCAGCGATTTACTCATTCGATTGCTGGGCGTTAAGCAAAACGCGTCGGCCGTAACGGAAGAAGAAATCAAGAGCTTGATTCAGGAGGGAACCACGGGTGGTGTTATTGAAGAAATTGAGCAGGAAATTGTGCAGAACGTTTTTCTGCTGGGCGACCGGAAAATCACCTCCCTGATGACCAACCGCCAGGATGTCGTGTTTCTGGATTTAGAAGAAGATATTGAAGAAAACCGGCAGCGCATTATTGAGCACAAACACTCGATTTACCCGCTCTGCCAGGGAAGCGTTGACGAGATTGTGGGCCTGATTCACAGCAAAGATTTTCTGGGTAAAGACCTCGATGAGCAGCTCACGCAATTAGAAAGCATGAAGCGGGAAGCGCTCTATATTCCCGAAAACAACAAAGCCTATCAAGTACTCGAACGCTTCCGGGAGCGGAAACAATACATCGGGATCATTGTCGATGAATACGGCGGCGTGCTGGGCATTGTGACGCTAAACGACATTCTGGACGCGCTGGTCGGCGATATTTCCGATACCAACGAGTTCGGCTTCGAAATTGTGGAACGCGGCGACGGCAGCTTTTTGATCGATGCCCAGATTCCATTTGATGAATTTTTGGATCATTTTGACATCACCGTTCAGAACCGTAAAGACCTAACCGGCTTCGATACCCTCGGCGGTTTTGCGTTGCATATTCTCAAAGACATTCCTAAAACCGGCGAAACTTTTCACTGGCAGTCTTATCAGTTCGAAATAATTGACATGGACAAAAGCCGGATTGACAAAATTCTGATCAAAAAACTCGAAGAAGAGTAA
- a CDS encoding NUDIX hydrolase: MIVFIDDRPIRITGPKAAALLESSTDYDHIIDARLEALRPDSLLGHVLILNATPIMVEKLIQLLNSTKLLDLHSVTLVAVDKKAAEERLKSLFKIVKAAGGVVFKGEKMLLMFRRGKWDLPKGKLDEGEKSRMAAEREVEEETGVKVSVEERVCTTWHTYTMNGSRVLKRTKWYLMTCRDESHMMPQAEEDIERLEWVDRREAQRLLTNSFSSIRFVIDAVYEGEKEV; this comes from the coding sequence ATGATTGTATTCATCGACGACCGGCCAATCCGCATCACTGGCCCTAAAGCGGCAGCTCTTCTTGAGTCAAGTACCGATTACGACCACATTATTGACGCCCGCCTGGAAGCGCTTCGGCCTGATAGTTTGCTTGGCCATGTGCTCATTCTCAATGCAACACCGATTATGGTGGAGAAGCTAATTCAGCTGCTCAATAGCACAAAATTACTGGATCTGCACTCGGTAACGCTGGTAGCCGTTGATAAGAAAGCCGCCGAAGAGCGCCTGAAAAGCTTGTTTAAAATCGTGAAAGCTGCCGGTGGCGTGGTGTTCAAAGGCGAAAAAATGCTGCTTATGTTCCGGCGGGGTAAATGGGATCTACCCAAAGGCAAGCTGGATGAGGGCGAAAAATCGCGCATGGCAGCGGAACGGGAAGTAGAAGAAGAAACCGGCGTAAAAGTATCGGTCGAAGAACGGGTTTGTACCACCTGGCATACGTATACCATGAACGGTAGCCGGGTCCTGAAGCGAACAAAGTGGTACCTGATGACGTGTCGGGACGAATCGCACATGATGCCCCAAGCCGAAGAAGACATTGAACGGCTCGAATGGGTGGATCGCCGGGAGGCCCAGCGTTTGCTAACCAACTCGTTTAGTTCGATCCGCTTTGTGATTGATGCCGTATACGAAGGCGAAAAAGAGGTATAG
- the coaD gene encoding pantetheine-phosphate adenylyltransferase, with protein MKRIALFPGSFDPFTKGHEDIVLRGLQLFDEIVIGIGRNANKQRYFGLDQMVQLIEHTFEKHPNVRVEAYDDLTANVARKLGARFLLRGLRNTTDFEYENGISQVNRYIYGDVETVFLITSPHLAPISSSIIRDLHRYGQRIDDFLPYQLH; from the coding sequence ATGAAAAGAATTGCTTTGTTTCCCGGTTCTTTCGACCCGTTCACCAAAGGGCACGAAGATATTGTTTTGCGCGGTTTACAGCTTTTTGATGAAATTGTGATTGGTATTGGCCGAAATGCCAACAAACAACGCTATTTCGGCCTGGATCAGATGGTGCAGCTCATCGAACATACCTTCGAGAAACACCCCAACGTCCGGGTAGAAGCGTACGACGATCTAACGGCCAACGTCGCTCGGAAGCTGGGCGCCCGTTTTTTGCTCCGTGGCCTGCGTAATACCACGGATTTTGAGTACGAAAACGGCATCTCCCAGGTCAACCGCTACATTTACGGGGATGTCGAAACCGTTTTTTTGATTACCTCGCCGCACCTCGCCCCCATCAGTTCAAGCATTATCCGGGATTTACACCGGTATGGCCAGCGCATCGACGACTTCCTGCCCTATCAATTACATTAA
- a CDS encoding DUF3822 family protein, translating into MHRQTETTSTVTPTIAIRDNRFAQEPFDAALASSSRLCLEMSKDHFRFCLIKPAEKPGQPSQCFWLESYSFPTLLTDTPLIPSLKAIYQDHPVLQAAFWKDITVSVNTPAFTLVPSKLFRKEYAANYLQLMRGSALPLTEHIQTYVHPNEGFHSVFNLDIRLADWLSATYPLQQVKIVHQTSALLQASVALSQNSPQTVLFYFEDEYVTAIVREGKSLRFCNKFAFKNTSDLTYYLLYIITELDLEPTKVNVQLFGEITPFADTYISLKRFLPQMTFGTSLPELLLTPEFDEIPDHRYVSLYGAGLLL; encoded by the coding sequence GTGCATCGGCAAACCGAAACTACCTCTACCGTGACGCCAACCATCGCTATTCGGGATAACCGGTTCGCTCAGGAGCCGTTCGATGCTGCGTTGGCCAGCTCATCTCGCCTCTGTCTGGAAATGAGCAAAGATCACTTTCGGTTTTGCCTGATCAAACCAGCTGAAAAACCCGGCCAGCCTTCGCAATGTTTCTGGCTGGAATCCTATTCGTTTCCGACCTTACTGACCGATACCCCGCTCATTCCCTCCCTGAAAGCCATTTATCAGGATCATCCGGTTCTTCAGGCAGCGTTCTGGAAAGACATTACGGTCTCGGTCAATACGCCGGCTTTTACGCTTGTTCCTTCGAAACTTTTCCGGAAAGAATACGCCGCTAACTACCTTCAGCTGATGCGCGGCAGTGCGCTGCCCCTCACGGAACACATTCAGACCTACGTGCATCCGAACGAAGGCTTTCACTCTGTTTTTAATCTGGACATTCGCCTGGCCGACTGGCTCTCAGCCACCTACCCGCTTCAACAGGTCAAAATTGTCCACCAAACCAGTGCGCTCCTCCAGGCTTCGGTAGCACTCAGCCAAAATAGCCCGCAGACGGTCCTGTTCTATTTTGAAGATGAATACGTAACGGCCATTGTGCGGGAGGGCAAAAGCCTGCGCTTCTGCAATAAGTTTGCGTTTAAAAATACGAGCGATCTGACCTACTACCTGCTGTATATCATCACCGAATTGGACCTGGAACCCACCAAAGTGAACGTGCAGCTTTTCGGGGAGATCACTCCTTTTGCAGACACCTATATTTCGTTGAAGCGTTTTTTACCGCAAATGACGTTTGGTACTTCCCTTCCTGAGTTGTTACTTACGCCCGAATTCGACGAAATCCCTGATCACCGCTACGTCAGTCTGTACGGAGCCGGCCTGTTGCTATGA
- a CDS encoding NUDIX domain-containing protein produces MDKARQEVVRLYGNRLRLRVCGLCLIDGKLLMVRHRGINSTDTFWCPPGGGPQFSETAPEALVREFLEETGLEVVIEDLLFVNEFMLPPLHALELFFKVKIVGGQLGQGSDPEMDTDQQIITEVRLMTFEEIKAYPETEVHQLFRQCDTMDDIFRLRGYLNK; encoded by the coding sequence TTGGATAAAGCACGGCAAGAAGTAGTACGGCTGTATGGCAACCGCCTGCGGCTACGGGTGTGCGGACTTTGCCTGATCGATGGCAAGTTACTCATGGTTCGCCACCGCGGAATTAACTCAACCGACACGTTCTGGTGTCCTCCGGGCGGCGGCCCCCAGTTTAGCGAAACCGCCCCCGAAGCCCTCGTTCGCGAATTTCTGGAAGAAACTGGCCTGGAAGTTGTTATTGAAGACTTATTGTTTGTCAATGAGTTCATGCTACCGCCGCTGCATGCGCTGGAGCTATTTTTCAAGGTAAAGATTGTGGGCGGACAGCTTGGTCAGGGCTCTGACCCCGAGATGGACACTGACCAGCAGATCATTACCGAGGTGCGGCTCATGACTTTTGAGGAAATAAAAGCCTACCCGGAAACGGAAGTTCATCAGCTATTTCGACAATGCGATACCATGGACGATATCTTTCGTTTGAGAGGTTATCTGAATAAGTAG
- a CDS encoding CBS domain-containing protein: protein MKIRHVLQGKKINTIYSVASSSTVYEALELMAEKNIGAVLVIDNDELAGIFSERDYARKVILQSRASRDTLIEEVMTAKLITVTSDQPLEDAMRVMSDKHIRHLPVVDEGQLTGIISINDVVSTIIRDQKARIDSLENYISGSY from the coding sequence ATGAAAATCCGGCATGTTCTTCAGGGAAAGAAAATCAACACGATTTATTCCGTTGCATCGAGCTCCACGGTTTACGAAGCGCTTGAGCTAATGGCAGAAAAAAACATCGGTGCTGTGCTTGTTATTGACAACGATGAGTTGGCCGGCATCTTCTCCGAACGCGATTATGCCCGCAAGGTAATTTTGCAGAGTCGGGCTTCCCGCGACACGCTTATCGAGGAAGTAATGACCGCCAAATTAATCACGGTCACCTCCGACCAGCCGCTTGAAGATGCCATGCGGGTGATGTCTGACAAACACATTCGCCACCTGCCGGTAGTGGACGAAGGGCAACTGACCGGTATTATTTCCATCAACGATGTCGTCTCTACCATTATCCGAGACCAGAAAGCCCGCATTGATTCCCTGGAAAACTACATTTCAGGCAGTTATTAA
- the glf gene encoding UDP-galactopyranose mutase — protein MHYDFAIVGAGYAGSVLAERLASQAGKTVLVIDKRPHIAGNAYDYYNQDGILIHLYGPHIFHTNSPEVFSYLSQFTQWRPYEHRVLAQVEGKLLPIPINLDTVNKLYGFNFTEEELADYFKTIGEPVAQIRTSEDVVISQVGRDLYEKFFQGYTRKQWGLDPSELDKSVTSRIPTRTNRDDRYFGDQYQFMPLEGFTKMFENMLKHPNIHLMLSTDFQEVKETLSYDQLIFTGPVDEYFDHCYGKLPYRSLHFVHQTEDVEQYQPVAVVNYPLDHEYTRVTEYKHLTGQEHPKTSITFEYPRAEGDPYYPIPKPENAELYRKYKQLADSTPNVHFAGRLGTYRYYNMDQVVAQALTLYKKLVGADSLEDVVNGDSPAAK, from the coding sequence ATGCATTACGATTTTGCCATAGTGGGGGCAGGATACGCCGGAAGCGTATTGGCCGAACGACTGGCTTCCCAGGCAGGCAAAACCGTGCTGGTCATTGATAAACGACCACACATCGCCGGCAACGCTTACGACTATTACAACCAGGATGGGATTCTGATCCATTTGTATGGACCGCACATCTTTCACACCAACTCTCCTGAAGTCTTTTCTTACCTTTCTCAGTTTACCCAGTGGCGGCCTTACGAGCACCGCGTGCTGGCTCAGGTTGAGGGCAAGCTGCTACCGATCCCCATTAACCTGGATACGGTCAATAAACTGTATGGCTTTAACTTCACCGAAGAAGAGCTAGCCGATTATTTCAAGACCATTGGTGAACCAGTTGCACAGATTCGCACCTCCGAGGATGTGGTTATCAGCCAGGTAGGACGGGATCTGTACGAGAAATTCTTCCAGGGCTACACGCGTAAGCAGTGGGGCTTGGACCCTTCTGAACTGGATAAATCCGTTACCTCCCGGATTCCGACCCGCACCAACCGCGATGACCGCTATTTCGGCGATCAGTACCAGTTCATGCCGCTGGAAGGCTTCACCAAAATGTTTGAGAACATGCTCAAACATCCCAACATCCACCTGATGCTTTCGACTGATTTTCAGGAAGTAAAAGAAACCCTGAGCTACGATCAGCTGATTTTCACGGGTCCGGTAGATGAATACTTTGATCACTGCTACGGCAAACTACCTTACCGGTCGCTGCATTTTGTGCACCAGACAGAGGATGTAGAACAATACCAGCCGGTGGCAGTAGTGAACTATCCCTTGGATCACGAGTATACCCGGGTCACGGAATACAAGCACCTGACGGGCCAGGAACACCCTAAGACCAGCATTACGTTTGAGTACCCACGGGCGGAAGGGGACCCTTACTACCCTATTCCTAAACCTGAAAACGCGGAGCTCTACCGTAAGTACAAGCAATTAGCCGACAGCACACCGAACGTTCATTTCGCGGGCCGTCTGGGCACCTACCGGTACTACAACATGGATCAGGTAGTGGCGCAGGCGTTGACGCTGTATAAAAAGCTAGTAGGCGCTGACTCCCTGGAAGATGTTGTCAACGGCGATTCACCTGCCGCTAAATAA
- a CDS encoding ABC transporter ATP-binding protein translates to MNQETKSGKIFDWVTLKRLFSFVQPYRLQFVSLIAIILISAALAPLLPLLIRHTIDQKIAAGDYPGLTMMLVLMIGVLVIQAIFQFLNTYLSGWLGQHVIRDIRVQLYAKVLHLRLKFFDNTPIGRLVTRTISDIETLADVFSEGMAAIAGDILQLVLIIAVMFYTDWRLAAISLAVVPLMLLSTYIFKEKIKESFNEVRLAVANLNSFVQEHITGMNIVQIFGSESIESVKFREINNQHQKAHIRSIWYYSVYFPVADILSATATGLVVWYGAKEILNQEVSFGTVTAFIMFINLFFRPIRMLADRFNTLQMGIVSTDRILKLLDSDEFTANQGTYNPEAMRGNVEFKNVWFAYNNEDYVLKDISFSAREGETVAFVGATGAGKSSIINLLSRFYEINKGEILIDGRDVHDYELGALRRNIGVVLQDVFLFSDTIENNITLGDKTIRRETIIEAAKLVGVHDFIERLPGGYDYNVMERGSTLSVGQRQLISFVRAMVHNPRIIVLDEATSSVDTETEEMIQRAIGKLMKGRTAIVIAHRLSTIREANNIIVVDKGRIMEQGTHEELLQHEGFYANLYRMQYKEVLT, encoded by the coding sequence GTGAATCAGGAAACAAAAAGCGGAAAAATCTTCGATTGGGTGACGCTAAAGCGGCTCTTCAGTTTTGTCCAACCTTATCGGCTTCAGTTCGTTAGCCTTATTGCCATTATCTTGATCAGTGCGGCTTTAGCGCCTTTGCTTCCGCTTTTGATTCGCCACACCATTGACCAGAAAATTGCCGCTGGCGACTATCCGGGCCTGACGATGATGCTCGTACTGATGATTGGTGTTTTAGTGATTCAGGCTATTTTTCAGTTTTTGAACACCTATTTATCGGGCTGGCTGGGGCAGCACGTCATTCGTGACATTCGGGTACAGCTTTACGCCAAAGTCCTGCATCTCCGGCTTAAATTTTTCGACAATACGCCCATTGGGCGGCTGGTCACCCGCACGATTTCGGATATTGAAACCCTGGCCGACGTGTTCAGCGAAGGCATGGCCGCCATTGCGGGCGATATTTTGCAGTTGGTGTTGATCATCGCCGTTATGTTCTATACAGACTGGCGCTTGGCCGCTATCAGCCTCGCCGTTGTGCCCCTGATGTTGCTGAGTACGTATATCTTTAAGGAGAAAATTAAAGAGTCGTTCAACGAGGTTCGCCTGGCGGTTGCCAATCTAAATTCGTTTGTGCAGGAACACATAACCGGCATGAACATCGTTCAGATATTCGGTAGCGAATCCATTGAGTCCGTTAAGTTTCGTGAGATTAACAACCAACACCAAAAGGCTCACATTCGCTCGATCTGGTACTATTCAGTTTATTTTCCGGTGGCAGATATTCTGTCGGCTACCGCAACGGGACTTGTGGTCTGGTATGGTGCTAAAGAGATTCTTAATCAGGAGGTTTCGTTTGGTACGGTGACGGCGTTTATCATGTTCATTAACTTGTTTTTCCGTCCAATCCGCATGTTGGCCGACCGATTCAACACGCTACAGATGGGTATTGTCAGTACCGACCGTATCCTGAAGCTGCTGGATAGTGACGAATTTACAGCCAATCAGGGGACCTATAACCCGGAGGCGATGCGTGGCAACGTCGAGTTTAAGAATGTCTGGTTTGCCTACAACAACGAGGACTACGTTCTAAAAGACATTTCTTTTTCGGCACGGGAAGGCGAAACAGTCGCCTTTGTGGGAGCCACTGGAGCCGGTAAATCCTCCATTATCAATCTATTAAGCCGTTTTTACGAAATTAATAAAGGCGAAATTCTCATCGATGGCCGGGACGTACACGACTACGAACTTGGAGCACTGCGCAGAAACATTGGCGTTGTTTTGCAGGATGTCTTTCTGTTTTCGGATACCATCGAAAATAACATTACGCTGGGCGATAAAACCATCCGGCGCGAAACCATTATCGAAGCGGCGAAGCTGGTCGGTGTTCACGATTTTATTGAACGGTTGCCCGGCGGCTACGACTACAACGTCATGGAGCGGGGTTCAACGCTTTCGGTTGGGCAGCGGCAGCTGATTTCATTTGTGCGGGCGATGGTTCATAATCCGCGCATTATCGTGCTCGACGAGGCAACCTCGTCGGTCGATACCGAAACGGAAGAGATGATCCAGCGGGCCATTGGAAAATTGATGAAGGGCCGGACCGCCATTGTCATTGCGCACCGCCTCTCCACCATCCGGGAAGCCAACAACATCATTGTGGTGGACAAAGGCCGGATCATGGAGCAGGGAACCCACGAAGAATTATTGCAACACGAAGGTTTCTACGCAAATTTGTACCGCATGCAGTACAAAGAAGTGCTGACCTAG